From a single Sinomonas atrocyanea genomic region:
- a CDS encoding prolyl oligopeptidase family serine peptidase, with protein MTAQPPVSADTATLPPAAAPADQPVDENLWLEDIHGEDQLAWVREQNARTEEVLETGDYPELEARILEVMDSTDRIPMVAKRGDWYYNFWRDAEHPKGLWRRARWESYVTQAPEWETVLDVDALAAADGVEWVWGGANFLRPADGVSWRRCMLRLSPDGGDAAAVREYDVEDRAFIDPSEGGFALPAAKGGVDWLDADTLLVSSTLGEDAVTTSSYPRIVRRLPRGTDLADAEVIFEVPADHMMAGAGFDDTPGFERLIASDRISFFDVTHSIWWDDAWHEIPVPTDVDVDLHREWILFRPQRDWDLEGRTYPGGSLLAVDFEAFMAGSRETTVLFAPDAHTSLQSWSWTKGHLLLNLLRDVSSEIRVLTPPARAAAGDGTAAAESADDAAWSPRVLDACPPLHLVESYAVDDEDPEAGDDYWLVATGFLTPTTLLRGTLGGEHAEVKRAPSFFDESRFEVEQHFAVSADGTQVPYFQVGPRGLRLDGTAPTQLSGYGGFEISRTPAYSGTVGRAWLEKGGVYVVANIRGGGEYGPAWHQAALKENRHRAYEDFAAVAQDLIRRGVTSPAHLGCAGGSNGGLLVGNMLVGYPQLFGAISCGVPLLDMRRYTKLSAGYSWIAEYGDPDDPDEWESIRTFSPYHLLRDGVDYPDTFIWTATSDDRVGPVQARKMAARMEAMGIPNVWFHEALEGGHAGASDNRQAAALQARSQAFLWRALTGTLR; from the coding sequence CGGACCAGCCCGTCGACGAGAACCTGTGGCTCGAGGACATCCACGGCGAGGACCAGCTCGCCTGGGTGCGGGAGCAGAACGCCCGCACGGAGGAGGTGCTCGAGACCGGCGACTACCCCGAGCTCGAGGCCCGGATCCTCGAGGTGATGGATTCGACCGACCGCATCCCGATGGTCGCCAAGCGCGGGGACTGGTACTACAACTTCTGGCGCGACGCCGAGCACCCCAAGGGCCTGTGGCGCCGCGCGCGCTGGGAGTCCTACGTGACCCAGGCGCCGGAGTGGGAGACCGTGCTCGACGTCGATGCGCTCGCTGCCGCGGACGGGGTCGAATGGGTGTGGGGCGGGGCGAACTTCCTGCGCCCGGCCGACGGCGTCTCCTGGCGGCGCTGCATGCTCCGCCTCTCCCCGGACGGCGGCGACGCGGCGGCCGTGCGGGAGTACGACGTCGAGGACCGGGCGTTCATCGACCCATCCGAGGGCGGCTTCGCCCTCCCCGCCGCGAAGGGCGGCGTGGACTGGCTGGACGCGGACACGCTCCTGGTCTCCTCGACGCTCGGCGAGGACGCGGTCACCACGTCCTCCTACCCGCGGATCGTGCGGAGGCTGCCCCGCGGCACCGACCTGGCCGACGCCGAGGTGATCTTCGAGGTTCCCGCCGACCACATGATGGCCGGGGCCGGGTTCGACGACACCCCGGGCTTCGAGCGCCTCATCGCGAGCGACCGCATCAGCTTCTTCGACGTGACGCACTCGATCTGGTGGGACGACGCGTGGCACGAGATTCCCGTGCCCACCGACGTGGACGTGGACCTACACCGGGAGTGGATCCTGTTCCGGCCCCAGCGGGACTGGGACCTGGAAGGGCGCACCTACCCCGGCGGCTCGCTGCTCGCTGTCGACTTCGAGGCGTTCATGGCCGGCTCGCGGGAGACCACTGTCCTGTTCGCCCCCGACGCCCACACCTCGCTGCAGTCCTGGTCGTGGACCAAGGGCCACCTGCTGCTCAACCTCCTCCGCGACGTCTCCTCCGAGATCCGCGTCCTCACCCCGCCCGCGCGGGCGGCGGCCGGCGACGGGACCGCCGCTGCGGAATCCGCGGACGACGCCGCGTGGTCGCCGCGGGTGCTCGACGCGTGCCCGCCGCTGCACCTCGTCGAGTCGTACGCGGTGGACGACGAGGACCCCGAGGCCGGGGACGACTACTGGCTTGTGGCCACCGGCTTCCTGACCCCGACCACGCTGTTGCGCGGCACCCTCGGCGGGGAGCACGCGGAGGTGAAGCGGGCGCCGTCGTTCTTCGACGAGTCGCGGTTCGAGGTCGAGCAGCACTTCGCCGTCTCGGCGGACGGCACCCAGGTCCCGTACTTCCAGGTCGGGCCCCGAGGGCTCAGGCTCGACGGGACGGCGCCGACCCAGCTCTCCGGGTACGGCGGGTTCGAGATCTCCCGCACCCCCGCCTACTCGGGCACCGTGGGGCGCGCGTGGCTCGAGAAGGGCGGGGTGTACGTCGTGGCGAACATCCGCGGCGGTGGTGAGTACGGGCCGGCGTGGCACCAGGCCGCGCTCAAGGAGAACCGGCACCGCGCGTACGAGGACTTCGCGGCGGTGGCGCAGGACCTCATCCGGCGTGGGGTCACCTCTCCCGCGCATCTGGGCTGTGCGGGCGGCTCCAACGGGGGCCTGCTCGTGGGGAACATGCTCGTGGGCTACCCCCAGCTCTTCGGGGCGATCTCGTGCGGAGTCCCGCTGCTGGACATGCGCCGGTACACGAAGCTCTCCGCCGGCTACTCGTGGATCGCCGAGTACGGGGACCCGGACGACCCCGACGAGTGGGAGTCCATCCGGACGTTCTCCCCCTACCACCTCCTGCGGGACGGCGTGGACTACCCGGACACCTTCATCTGGACGGCGACCTCGGACGACCGCGTGGGGCCGGTGCAGGCCCGCAAGATGGCCGCGCGCATGGAGGCCATGGGCATCCCGAACGTGTGGTTCCACGAGGCCCTCGAGGGCGGCCATGCCGGCGCCTCCGACAACCGGCAGGCCGCGGCGCTGCAGGCCCGCAGCCAGGCGTTCCTATGGCGGGCGCTGACCGGGACGCTGCGCTGA
- a CDS encoding thiamine pyrophosphate-dependent enzyme, translated as MTATVPPLSDALHPAESGQSAPSAPARKSAGHVIVDSLAAHGVKRTYVVPGESFLDVLDGLHGADIETIVCRHEGGAAYMAEADGKMNQLPGVAMVTRGPGAANAHVGLHTAWQDSTPMVLFVGLIPFAHRDREAFQEFDIKSWFDTGAKRVMVLDHPERASEIVAEAMFAAMSGRPGPVVVGLPEDIIQQEIDATIHPVIPVAEGGMTVTDWKALKAALSQAEKPLFVVGGNDWTQEGATALTNWLEDHSIPAAAEWRCEGTIPFDSPSYVGPIGYGRPKPTYNLLEETDLLVFVGTVPGDVITDGFLVRQDWAKKNFLVTIDPSLRGRSGPVSYQIVAKPDSFVRDLVLMNLPAREQWKAWTERMRGEQEKFAALPPATPTDGPARMDTLMAHLVRSLPEDAVVTLGAGEHTNWAHRYFPTQRYASMISARNGSMGYSVPSAIAASLAHPGRRVVTIAGDGEFLMNGQELATAAQYGATPLVVVMDNQEYGTIRSHQERHYPHRISGTQLKNPDFALMAQAFGGFGVRVEKDADVPAALENALRAIDEEGTFALIHLIVEQRVKAY; from the coding sequence ATGACGGCAACGGTGCCGCCCCTTTCTGATGCCCTCCACCCGGCCGAGTCCGGCCAGTCCGCACCCTCCGCGCCCGCGCGCAAGTCCGCGGGCCACGTGATCGTCGACTCCCTCGCAGCGCACGGCGTCAAGCGCACGTACGTCGTCCCGGGCGAGTCGTTCCTGGATGTGCTCGACGGGCTGCACGGCGCCGACATCGAGACGATCGTGTGCCGCCACGAGGGCGGCGCGGCCTACATGGCCGAGGCCGACGGCAAGATGAACCAGCTTCCCGGCGTGGCCATGGTCACCCGCGGCCCCGGCGCCGCGAACGCCCATGTGGGCCTGCACACGGCGTGGCAGGACTCCACCCCGATGGTCCTGTTCGTGGGCCTCATCCCGTTCGCCCACCGCGACCGCGAGGCGTTCCAGGAGTTCGACATCAAGTCCTGGTTCGACACCGGCGCCAAGCGCGTCATGGTCCTCGACCACCCCGAGCGCGCCTCCGAGATCGTCGCCGAGGCCATGTTCGCCGCGATGAGCGGCCGCCCCGGTCCCGTCGTCGTGGGCCTGCCCGAGGACATCATCCAGCAGGAGATCGACGCGACGATCCACCCGGTCATCCCGGTCGCCGAGGGCGGCATGACGGTCACCGACTGGAAGGCACTCAAGGCCGCCCTGTCCCAGGCGGAGAAGCCGCTGTTCGTGGTCGGCGGCAACGACTGGACCCAGGAGGGCGCCACTGCCCTGACCAACTGGCTCGAGGACCACAGCATCCCCGCCGCCGCCGAATGGCGCTGCGAGGGCACCATCCCGTTCGACTCGCCCTCCTACGTGGGCCCGATCGGCTACGGACGCCCCAAGCCGACCTACAACCTCCTCGAGGAGACGGACCTCCTCGTCTTCGTCGGCACCGTCCCCGGGGACGTCATCACGGACGGCTTCCTCGTGCGCCAGGACTGGGCGAAGAAGAACTTCCTCGTCACGATCGACCCGTCCCTGCGCGGGCGCTCCGGCCCGGTCTCCTACCAGATCGTGGCCAAGCCCGACTCGTTCGTGCGCGACCTCGTCCTGATGAACCTGCCCGCCCGCGAGCAGTGGAAGGCCTGGACCGAGCGCATGCGCGGCGAGCAGGAGAAGTTCGCCGCCCTCCCGCCGGCCACGCCGACGGACGGGCCCGCGCGCATGGACACGCTCATGGCCCACCTCGTCCGTTCCCTGCCCGAGGACGCCGTGGTCACGCTCGGCGCCGGCGAGCACACCAACTGGGCCCACCGCTACTTCCCCACCCAGCGCTACGCGTCCATGATCAGCGCCCGCAACGGCTCCATGGGCTACTCCGTGCCCTCGGCCATCGCCGCCTCGCTCGCGCACCCCGGCCGCCGCGTGGTCACGATCGCCGGCGACGGCGAGTTCCTCATGAACGGCCAGGAGCTCGCGACCGCCGCCCAGTACGGCGCGACCCCGCTCGTGGTGGTCATGGACAACCAGGAGTACGGCACCATCCGCTCCCACCAGGAGCGGCACTACCCCCACCGCATCTCCGGCACGCAGCTGAAGAACCCGGACTTCGCCCTCATGGCCCAGGCCTTCGGCGGCTTCGGTGTCCGCGTCGAGAAGGACGCCGACGTCCCGGCGGCCCTCGAGAACGCCCTGCGCGCGATCGACGAGGAGGGCACCTTCGCCCTCATCCACCTCATCGTCGAGCAGCGCGTCAAGGCCTACTGA